A single Amia ocellicauda isolate fAmiCal2 chromosome 9, fAmiCal2.hap1, whole genome shotgun sequence DNA region contains:
- the kazald3 gene encoding kazal-type serine peptidase inhibitor domain 3, producing the protein MPCCSAFIIVVVLCICQGGSFPRGKADDNDQDYPVAFYSKDEKDAGDAARCAPCSPELCSDAQGCAAGLVLDSCGCCFDCGNVEGQLCDLDSVSSFYGLCGRDLECRVDLSDLSHGEIPEPRCVCVSQDAVCGSDGQTYENICQFQEAASSSKGLRVDSKGPCQTVPHIKLPPQNATNTLGSSIIFLCEIAAFPMAQVQWRKDGDDIILPGDDPHISVQSRGGPLKFELSSWLQIEGVAPGDAGDYHCVANNELGTVSALASLRLLVQDVDPPLAHVNITEHTEEYYDYY; encoded by the exons ATGCCCTGCTGCAGTGCATTCATAatagtggtggtgttgtgcaTCTGTCAAGGGGGGAGTTTTCCCAGGGGCAAGGCAGACGACAACGACCAAGACTATCCTGTCGCCTTTTACAGCAAGGACGAAAAGGACGCCGGAGATGCAGCGCGGTGCGCTCCCTGTTCGCCGGAGCTCTGCTCGGACGCGCAGGGCTGCGCCGCTGGACTGGTCCTGGACAGTTGCGGTTGTTGCTTCGATTGCGGCAACGTGGAAGGGCAACTGTGCGACCTGGACTCCGTCAGTAGCTTCTACGGGCTCTGTGGACGCGACCTGGAGTGCAGAGTTGACCTGTCGGACCTGAGCCACGGAGAGATCCCGGAGccgcgctgtgtgtgtgtgtcccaggACGCAGTGTGCGGCTCCGACGGTCAAACCTATGAGAACATCTGCCAATTTCAAGAGGCAGCGTCCTCCTCCAAAGGACTACGCGTGGACAGCAAAGGACCATGCCAAACAG TTCCCCATATAAAGCTCCCTCCCCAGAACGCCACAAACACATTGGGCAGCAGCATCATTTTCCTGTGCGAGATTGCTGCATTTCCCATGGCGCAGGTACAATGGAGGAAAGACGGGGATGACATCATTCTTCCCGGAGACGACCCCCATATCTCTGTACAG TCCAGAGGAGGTCCGTTGAAGTTCGAGTTGTCAAGCTGGCTGCAGATCGAAGGCGTTGCCCCTGGAGATGCTGGCGATTATCACTGTGTGGCAAACAATGAATTGGGCACTGTGTCTGCCTTGGCTTCCCTCAGGCTCCTGGTGCAAG aTGTGGATCCTCCCCTTGCACATGTGAATATAACAGAACACACAGAGGAGTATTACGATTATTACTGA